A single window of Symphalangus syndactylus isolate Jambi chromosome 4, NHGRI_mSymSyn1-v2.1_pri, whole genome shotgun sequence DNA harbors:
- the CLCN3 gene encoding H(+)/Cl(-) exchange transporter 3 isoform X2: protein MDASSDPYLPYDGGGDNIPLRELHKRGTHYTMTNGGSINSSTHLLDLLDEPIPGVGTYDDFHTIDWVREKCKDRERHRRINSKKKESAWEMTKSLYDAWSGWLVVTLTGLASGALAGLIDIAADWMTDLKEGICLSALWYNHEQCCWGSNETTFEERDKCPQWKTWAELIIGQAEGPGSYIMNYIMYIFWALSFAFLAVSLVKVFAPYACGSGIPEIKTILSGFIIRGYLGKWTLMIKTITLVLAVASGLSLGKEGPLVHVACCCGNIFSYLFPKYSTNEAKKREVLSAASAAGVSVAFGAPIGGVLFSLEEVSYYFPLKTLWRSFFAALVAAFVLRSINPFGNSRLVLFYVEYHTPWYLFELFPFILLGVFGGLWGAFFIRANIAWCRRRKSTKFGKYPVLEVIIVAAITAVIAFPNPYTRLNTSELIKELFTDCGPLESSSLCDYRNDMNASKIVDDIPDRPAGIGVYSAIWQLCLALIFKIIMTVFTFGIKVPSGLFIPSMAIGAIAGRIVGIAVEQLAYYHHDWFIFKEWCEVGADCITPGLYAMVGAAACLGGVTRMTVSLVVIVFELTGGLEYIVPLMAAVMTSKWVGDAFGREGIYEAHIRLNGYPFLDAKEEFTHTTLAADVMRPRRNDPPLAVLTQDNMTVDDIENMINETSYNGFPVIMSKESQRLVGFALRRDLTIAIESARKKQEGIVGSSRVCFAQHTPSLPAESPRPLKLRSILDMSPFTVTDHTPMEIVVDIFRKLGLRQCLVTHNGIVLGIITKKNILEHLEQLKQHVEPLAPPWHYNKKRYPPAYGPDGKPRPRFNNVQLNLTDEEREETEEEVYLLNSTTL, encoded by the exons gaaCTCATTATACAATGACAAATGGAGGCAGCATTAACAGTTCTACACATTTACTGGATCTTTTGGATGAACCAATTCCAGGTGTTGGTACATATGATGATTTCCATACTATTGATTGGGTGCGAGAAAAATGTAAAGACAGAGAAAGGCATAGACGG ATcaacagcaaaaagaaagaatcagcatGGGAAATGACAAAAAGTTTGTATGATGCGTGGTCAGGATGGCTAGTAGTAACACTAACAGGATTGGCATCAG GGGCATTGGCTGGATTAATAGACATTGCTGCCGATTGGATGACTGACCTAAAGGAGGGCATTTGCCTTAGTGCGTTGTGGTACAACCACGAACAGTGCTGTTGGGGATCTAATGAAACAACATTTGAAGAGAGGGATAAATGTCCACAGTGGAAAACATGGGCAGAATTAATCATAGGTCAAGCAGAG ggTCCTGGTTCTTATATCATGAACTACATAATGTACATCTTCTGGGCCTTGAGTTTTGCCTTTCTTGCAGTTTCCCTGGTAAAGGTATTTGCTCCATATGCCTGTGGCTCTGGAATTCCAGAG attaaaactattttaagtgGATTCATCATCAGAGGTTACTTGGGAAAATGGACTTTAATGATTAAAACCATCACATTAGTCCTGGCTGTGGCATCAGGTCTGAGTTTAGGAAAAGAAGGTCCCCTGGTACATGTTGCCTGTTGCTGTGGAAATATCTTTTCCTACCTCTTTCCAAAGTATAGCACAAACGAAGCTAAAAAAAGGGAG GTGCTATCAGCTGCCTCAGCTGCAGGGGTTTCTGTAGCTTTTGGTGCACCAATTGGAGGAGTTCTTTTTAGCCTGGAGGAG gttAGCTATTATTTTCCTCTCAAAACTTTATGGAGATCATTTTTTGCTGCTTTAGTGGCTGCATTTGTTTTGAGGTCCATCAATCCATTTGGTAACAGCCGTCTGGTCCTTTTTTATGTGGAGTATCATACACCATGGTACCTTTTTGAACTGTTTCCTTTTATTCTCCTAGGGgtatttggagggctttggggAGCCTTTTTCATTAGGGCAAATATTGCCTGGTGTCGTCGACGCAAGTCAACCAAATTTGGAAAGTATCCCGTTCTGGAAGTCATTATTGTTGCAGCCATTACTGCTGTGATAGCCTTCCCTAATCCATACACTAGGCTAAACACCAGTGAACTGATCAAAGAGCTTTTTACAGACTGTGGTCCCCTGGAATCCTCTTCTCTTTGTGACTACAGAAATGACATGAATGCCAGTAAAATTGTCGATGACATTCCTGATCGTCCAGCAGGCATTGGAGTATATTCAGCTATATGGCAGTTATGCCTGGCACTCATATTTAAAATCATAATGACAGTATTCACTTTTGGCATCAAG GTTCCGTCAGGCTTGTTCATCCCCAGCATGGCTATTGGAGCGATCGCAGGAAGGATTGTGGGGATTGCGGTGGAGCAGCTTGCCTACTATCACCATGACTGGTTTATCTTTAAGGAGTGGTGTGAGGTCGGGGCCGACTGCATTACACCTGGCCTTTATGCCATGGTTGGTGCTGCTGCATGCTTAG GTGGTGTGACAAGAATGACGGTCTCCCTGGTGGTTATTGTTTTTGAGCTTACTGGAGGCTTGGAATATATTGTTCCCCTTATGGCTGCAGTCATGACCAGTAAATGGGTTGGAGATGCCTTTGGCAGGGAAGGCATTTATGAAGCACACATCCGATTAAATGGATACCCTTTCTTGGATGCAAAAGAAGAATTCACTCATACCACCCTGGCTGCTGACGTTATGAGACCTCGAAGGAACGATCCTCCCTTAGCTGTCCTGACACAGGACAATATGACAGTGGATGATATAGAAAACATGATTAATGAAACCAGTTACAATGGATTTCCTGTCATAATGTCAAAAGAATCTCAGAGATTAGTGGGATTTGCCCTCAGAAGAGACCTGACAATTGCAATAG aaAGTGCCAGGAAAAAACAAGAAGGTATCGTTGGCAGTTCTCGGGTGTGTTTTGCACAGCACACCCCATCTCTTCCAGCAGAAAGTCCTCGGCCATTGAAGCTTCGAAGCATTCTTGACATGAGCCCTTTTACAGTGACAGACCACACCCCAATGGAGATCGTGGTGGATATTTTCCGAAAGCTGGGACTGAGGCAGTGCCTTGTAACACACAACGG GATTGTCTTGGGGATCATCACAAAGAAGAACATATTAGAGCATCTCGAGCAACTAAAGCAGCACGTCGAACCCTTG GCGCCTCCTTGGCAttataacaaaaaaagatatcCTCCGGCATATGGCCCAGACGGCAAACCAAGACCCCGCTTCAATAATGTTCAACTGAATCTCACAgatgaggagagagaagaaacgGAAGAGGAAGTTTATTTGTTGAATAGCACAACTCTTTAA
- the CLCN3 gene encoding H(+)/Cl(-) exchange transporter 3 isoform X4, which produces MVMVKGTHYTMTNGGSINSSTHLLDLLDEPIPGVGTYDDFHTIDWVREKCKDRERHRRINSKKKESAWEMTKSLYDAWSGWLVVTLTGLASGALAGLIDIAADWMTDLKEGICLSALWYNHEQCCWGSNETTFEERDKCPQWKTWAELIIGQAEGPGSYIMNYIMYIFWALSFAFLAVSLVKVFAPYACGSGIPEIKTILSGFIIRGYLGKWTLMIKTITLVLAVASGLSLGKEGPLVHVACCCGNIFSYLFPKYSTNEAKKREVLSAASAAGVSVAFGAPIGGVLFSLEEVSYYFPLKTLWRSFFAALVAAFVLRSINPFGNSRLVLFYVEYHTPWYLFELFPFILLGVFGGLWGAFFIRANIAWCRRRKSTKFGKYPVLEVIIVAAITAVIAFPNPYTRLNTSELIKELFTDCGPLESSSLCDYRNDMNASKIVDDIPDRPAGIGVYSAIWQLCLALIFKIIMTVFTFGIKVPSGLFIPSMAIGAIAGRIVGIAVEQLAYYHHDWFIFKEWCEVGADCITPGLYAMVGAAACLGGVTRMTVSLVVIVFELTGGLEYIVPLMAAVMTSKWVGDAFGREGIYEAHIRLNGYPFLDAKEEFTHTTLAADVMRPRRNDPPLAVLTQDNMTVDDIENMINETSYNGFPVIMSKESQRLVGFALRRDLTIAIESARKKQEGIVGSSRVCFAQHTPSLPAESPRPLKLRSILDMSPFTVTDHTPMEIVVDIFRKLGLRQCLVTHNGIVLGIITKKNILEHLEQLKQHVEPLAPPWHYNKKRYPPAYGPDGKPRPRFNNVQLNLTDEEREETEEEVYLLNSTTL; this is translated from the exons gaaCTCATTATACAATGACAAATGGAGGCAGCATTAACAGTTCTACACATTTACTGGATCTTTTGGATGAACCAATTCCAGGTGTTGGTACATATGATGATTTCCATACTATTGATTGGGTGCGAGAAAAATGTAAAGACAGAGAAAGGCATAGACGG ATcaacagcaaaaagaaagaatcagcatGGGAAATGACAAAAAGTTTGTATGATGCGTGGTCAGGATGGCTAGTAGTAACACTAACAGGATTGGCATCAG GGGCATTGGCTGGATTAATAGACATTGCTGCCGATTGGATGACTGACCTAAAGGAGGGCATTTGCCTTAGTGCGTTGTGGTACAACCACGAACAGTGCTGTTGGGGATCTAATGAAACAACATTTGAAGAGAGGGATAAATGTCCACAGTGGAAAACATGGGCAGAATTAATCATAGGTCAAGCAGAG ggTCCTGGTTCTTATATCATGAACTACATAATGTACATCTTCTGGGCCTTGAGTTTTGCCTTTCTTGCAGTTTCCCTGGTAAAGGTATTTGCTCCATATGCCTGTGGCTCTGGAATTCCAGAG attaaaactattttaagtgGATTCATCATCAGAGGTTACTTGGGAAAATGGACTTTAATGATTAAAACCATCACATTAGTCCTGGCTGTGGCATCAGGTCTGAGTTTAGGAAAAGAAGGTCCCCTGGTACATGTTGCCTGTTGCTGTGGAAATATCTTTTCCTACCTCTTTCCAAAGTATAGCACAAACGAAGCTAAAAAAAGGGAG GTGCTATCAGCTGCCTCAGCTGCAGGGGTTTCTGTAGCTTTTGGTGCACCAATTGGAGGAGTTCTTTTTAGCCTGGAGGAG gttAGCTATTATTTTCCTCTCAAAACTTTATGGAGATCATTTTTTGCTGCTTTAGTGGCTGCATTTGTTTTGAGGTCCATCAATCCATTTGGTAACAGCCGTCTGGTCCTTTTTTATGTGGAGTATCATACACCATGGTACCTTTTTGAACTGTTTCCTTTTATTCTCCTAGGGgtatttggagggctttggggAGCCTTTTTCATTAGGGCAAATATTGCCTGGTGTCGTCGACGCAAGTCAACCAAATTTGGAAAGTATCCCGTTCTGGAAGTCATTATTGTTGCAGCCATTACTGCTGTGATAGCCTTCCCTAATCCATACACTAGGCTAAACACCAGTGAACTGATCAAAGAGCTTTTTACAGACTGTGGTCCCCTGGAATCCTCTTCTCTTTGTGACTACAGAAATGACATGAATGCCAGTAAAATTGTCGATGACATTCCTGATCGTCCAGCAGGCATTGGAGTATATTCAGCTATATGGCAGTTATGCCTGGCACTCATATTTAAAATCATAATGACAGTATTCACTTTTGGCATCAAG GTTCCGTCAGGCTTGTTCATCCCCAGCATGGCTATTGGAGCGATCGCAGGAAGGATTGTGGGGATTGCGGTGGAGCAGCTTGCCTACTATCACCATGACTGGTTTATCTTTAAGGAGTGGTGTGAGGTCGGGGCCGACTGCATTACACCTGGCCTTTATGCCATGGTTGGTGCTGCTGCATGCTTAG GTGGTGTGACAAGAATGACGGTCTCCCTGGTGGTTATTGTTTTTGAGCTTACTGGAGGCTTGGAATATATTGTTCCCCTTATGGCTGCAGTCATGACCAGTAAATGGGTTGGAGATGCCTTTGGCAGGGAAGGCATTTATGAAGCACACATCCGATTAAATGGATACCCTTTCTTGGATGCAAAAGAAGAATTCACTCATACCACCCTGGCTGCTGACGTTATGAGACCTCGAAGGAACGATCCTCCCTTAGCTGTCCTGACACAGGACAATATGACAGTGGATGATATAGAAAACATGATTAATGAAACCAGTTACAATGGATTTCCTGTCATAATGTCAAAAGAATCTCAGAGATTAGTGGGATTTGCCCTCAGAAGAGACCTGACAATTGCAATAG aaAGTGCCAGGAAAAAACAAGAAGGTATCGTTGGCAGTTCTCGGGTGTGTTTTGCACAGCACACCCCATCTCTTCCAGCAGAAAGTCCTCGGCCATTGAAGCTTCGAAGCATTCTTGACATGAGCCCTTTTACAGTGACAGACCACACCCCAATGGAGATCGTGGTGGATATTTTCCGAAAGCTGGGACTGAGGCAGTGCCTTGTAACACACAACGG GATTGTCTTGGGGATCATCACAAAGAAGAACATATTAGAGCATCTCGAGCAACTAAAGCAGCACGTCGAACCCTTG GCGCCTCCTTGGCAttataacaaaaaaagatatcCTCCGGCATATGGCCCAGACGGCAAACCAAGACCCCGCTTCAATAATGTTCAACTGAATCTCACAgatgaggagagagaagaaacgGAAGAGGAAGTTTATTTGTTGAATAGCACAACTCTTTAA
- the CLCN3 gene encoding H(+)/Cl(-) exchange transporter 3 isoform X7: MVMVKGTHYTMTNGGSINSSTHLLDLLDEPIPGVGTYDDFHTIDWVREKCKDRERHRRINSKKKESAWEMTKSLYDAWSGWLVVTLTGLASGALAGLIDIAADWMTDLKEGICLSALWYNHEQCCWGSNETTFEERDKCPQWKTWAELIIGQAEGPGSYIMNYIMYIFWALSFAFLAVSLVKVFAPYACGSGIPEIKTILSGFIIRGYLGKWTLMIKTITLVLAVASGLSLGKEGPLVHVACCCGNIFSYLFPKYSTNEAKKREVLSAASAAGVSVAFGAPIGGVLFSLEEVSYYFPLKTLWRSFFAALVAAFVLRSINPFGNSRLVLFYVEYHTPWYLFELFPFILLGVFGGLWGAFFIRANIAWCRRRKSTKFGKYPVLEVIIVAAITAVIAFPNPYTRLNTSELIKELFTDCGPLESSSLCDYRNDMNASKIVDDIPDRPAGIGVYSAIWQLCLALIFKIIMTVFTFGIKVPSGLFIPSMAIGAIAGRIVGIAVEQLAYYHHDWFIFKEWCEVGADCITPGLYAMVGAAACLGGVTRMTVSLVVIVFELTGGLEYIVPLMAAVMTSKWVGDAFGREGIYEAHIRLNGYPFLDAKEEFTHTTLAADVMRPRRNDPPLAVLTQDNMTVDDIENMINETSYNGFPVIMSKESQRLVGFALRRDLTIAIESARKKQEGIVGSSRVCFAQHTPSLPAESPRPLKLRSILDMSPFTVTDHTPMEIVVDIFRKLGLRQCLVTHNGRLLGIITKKDILRHMAQTANQDPASIMFN, from the exons gaaCTCATTATACAATGACAAATGGAGGCAGCATTAACAGTTCTACACATTTACTGGATCTTTTGGATGAACCAATTCCAGGTGTTGGTACATATGATGATTTCCATACTATTGATTGGGTGCGAGAAAAATGTAAAGACAGAGAAAGGCATAGACGG ATcaacagcaaaaagaaagaatcagcatGGGAAATGACAAAAAGTTTGTATGATGCGTGGTCAGGATGGCTAGTAGTAACACTAACAGGATTGGCATCAG GGGCATTGGCTGGATTAATAGACATTGCTGCCGATTGGATGACTGACCTAAAGGAGGGCATTTGCCTTAGTGCGTTGTGGTACAACCACGAACAGTGCTGTTGGGGATCTAATGAAACAACATTTGAAGAGAGGGATAAATGTCCACAGTGGAAAACATGGGCAGAATTAATCATAGGTCAAGCAGAG ggTCCTGGTTCTTATATCATGAACTACATAATGTACATCTTCTGGGCCTTGAGTTTTGCCTTTCTTGCAGTTTCCCTGGTAAAGGTATTTGCTCCATATGCCTGTGGCTCTGGAATTCCAGAG attaaaactattttaagtgGATTCATCATCAGAGGTTACTTGGGAAAATGGACTTTAATGATTAAAACCATCACATTAGTCCTGGCTGTGGCATCAGGTCTGAGTTTAGGAAAAGAAGGTCCCCTGGTACATGTTGCCTGTTGCTGTGGAAATATCTTTTCCTACCTCTTTCCAAAGTATAGCACAAACGAAGCTAAAAAAAGGGAG GTGCTATCAGCTGCCTCAGCTGCAGGGGTTTCTGTAGCTTTTGGTGCACCAATTGGAGGAGTTCTTTTTAGCCTGGAGGAG gttAGCTATTATTTTCCTCTCAAAACTTTATGGAGATCATTTTTTGCTGCTTTAGTGGCTGCATTTGTTTTGAGGTCCATCAATCCATTTGGTAACAGCCGTCTGGTCCTTTTTTATGTGGAGTATCATACACCATGGTACCTTTTTGAACTGTTTCCTTTTATTCTCCTAGGGgtatttggagggctttggggAGCCTTTTTCATTAGGGCAAATATTGCCTGGTGTCGTCGACGCAAGTCAACCAAATTTGGAAAGTATCCCGTTCTGGAAGTCATTATTGTTGCAGCCATTACTGCTGTGATAGCCTTCCCTAATCCATACACTAGGCTAAACACCAGTGAACTGATCAAAGAGCTTTTTACAGACTGTGGTCCCCTGGAATCCTCTTCTCTTTGTGACTACAGAAATGACATGAATGCCAGTAAAATTGTCGATGACATTCCTGATCGTCCAGCAGGCATTGGAGTATATTCAGCTATATGGCAGTTATGCCTGGCACTCATATTTAAAATCATAATGACAGTATTCACTTTTGGCATCAAG GTTCCGTCAGGCTTGTTCATCCCCAGCATGGCTATTGGAGCGATCGCAGGAAGGATTGTGGGGATTGCGGTGGAGCAGCTTGCCTACTATCACCATGACTGGTTTATCTTTAAGGAGTGGTGTGAGGTCGGGGCCGACTGCATTACACCTGGCCTTTATGCCATGGTTGGTGCTGCTGCATGCTTAG GTGGTGTGACAAGAATGACGGTCTCCCTGGTGGTTATTGTTTTTGAGCTTACTGGAGGCTTGGAATATATTGTTCCCCTTATGGCTGCAGTCATGACCAGTAAATGGGTTGGAGATGCCTTTGGCAGGGAAGGCATTTATGAAGCACACATCCGATTAAATGGATACCCTTTCTTGGATGCAAAAGAAGAATTCACTCATACCACCCTGGCTGCTGACGTTATGAGACCTCGAAGGAACGATCCTCCCTTAGCTGTCCTGACACAGGACAATATGACAGTGGATGATATAGAAAACATGATTAATGAAACCAGTTACAATGGATTTCCTGTCATAATGTCAAAAGAATCTCAGAGATTAGTGGGATTTGCCCTCAGAAGAGACCTGACAATTGCAATAG aaAGTGCCAGGAAAAAACAAGAAGGTATCGTTGGCAGTTCTCGGGTGTGTTTTGCACAGCACACCCCATCTCTTCCAGCAGAAAGTCCTCGGCCATTGAAGCTTCGAAGCATTCTTGACATGAGCCCTTTTACAGTGACAGACCACACCCCAATGGAGATCGTGGTGGATATTTTCCGAAAGCTGGGACTGAGGCAGTGCCTTGTAACACACAACGG GCGCCTCCTTGGCAttataacaaaaaaagatatcCTCCGGCATATGGCCCAGACGGCAAACCAAGACCCCGCTTCAATAATGTTCAACTGA